The window tccagtgtctatataaaccggagggttttagtccgtaggacataacaaaaaacatacaatcataccataggctagcttctagggtttagcctctccgatctcgtggtagatcaactcttgtaatacctatatcatcaagaataaatcaagcaggacgtagggttttacctccatcaagagggcccgaacctgggtaaaacatcgtgttccctgcctcctgttaccatccgccttagacgcacagttcgggaccccctacccgagatccgccagttttgacaccgacaatgacgatggcgacgggttcccctctccggagccccgaacagactccagatcagccctcccgagaggttttagggcttgtcggcggctccgtatcgtaaaacgcgatgatttcttctacctgattttttcctcatcgaaactcaatatatggaggtggagttggagtcggagaggcaacagggggcccacaaggtaggggggcgcgccccccaccctcatggcaaggtggtgggcccactggccttcatctttggcaggtatttttcttattttctgaaaagtgtctccgtgaagtttcaggtcattccgagaacgtttgctcttgcacataaataacaccatggtagttctgctgaaaacagcatcagtccgggttagttccattcaaattatgcaagttggagtccaaaacaagggcaaaagtgtttggaaaagtagatacgttggagacgtatcacgtatcaTCCGACCCGTCGttgtcctccctctcctccttgggAGGCAGTCCAACCATGGTACGAACCGCTCAATTATACTTGTGGGCAAGGGCGTGTGTGTTCCTTCGCTGCCACATCTTTACAATGCGGGTgcggatggcttcctcctctgcggcCACCCGCGCAGCCGCATCAACCGCCTCCATCCTCTTCTTCCCATGGCAGGCACGCTGGTCCTTGTGTGACTCATGCTCCGACGGATTGATGATGGGGAAAGAAAGATTGGAAGGCTCTCGGGGGGGGGGGCGATGATCCAGCCCCGAAGGATCCGAGTGCCTGATGCGCCGACGCAATCGGCTCACGCTGAACAGTGCCCGCCGTCGGTAGGGCTTGCCCTCCCGGGAGCGGCGGAGTGCAATGCTGATggccattgcctcctccaacccgcACATGACGACATCCTAGTCGACGGATCTGTACTGGTCGTCGTCGGATCCGTTGCCCTCCATGCCGGAGATCGCTGGATGGGAGCTTGGGTAGCAGAGGTGAGTGGAGTGGGGTGGCTAGGATTTGGTCCGGGGAGGGGATGGGGACGAATATATGTGGTGTCAGTTGGGCCAGCGTGGGCCAGGTCTGACGTGGCGGACGCATCCCATCGCGCCCGAGCCTCCACATATCCGTCTCATATTTGGACTAGATATGAGAGGTGCCGTTCATTCCGGACGTTTCAAGCTGGTTTGAGGCGTCCGTCTGGGTTGGGTTTTTCTAACCGGTCACCGGGCATATGAGGCGTATGAAGGGGGCTTTGAGGCGCGAGGAGAACTTTTGGTCTATGGGTGTATCTACACCCTATATGGAAAACAATTTAGTAATTCAACGAAaagtcaaaaattctgaaaatatttttgaaataaacttgacctttcATTGTACTTGTcagaaaaattccacaaaaagaaaatcagactttgacttcttttcaaaaaagacaatCTTTGGCCAAAGTAGggtgaatagtgacctataatagcaaataaattttgtcttttttgctctGAAGTCAACGTTAGTTTTTGTTCGTGAAAATTTATATAGTGGTGCAAAAGTAAGTCAAGTTTATTCTAAAAATATTTCTGAACTATTTTGactttttatttaattatttttaaaaaatccTCATAATAGGGTGTATCTACAATCAGGAACCAAAGTGTATTTCCCCTTTGAGGCGTCCATTTGTAGATGCTCCAAAACAATGTATGATTTGTATCCTCCGATCCTTTTGAACATGAGAGGCACTGAGCCGAAACCTTCATGTGCCAATTGGCAAGCAAACCATGACAGGGGAGAATGGCATGCAATGTAGGAGTACCATGATTTTCCTTCTGGGTCCTCTCGCTCCGCTGGTCACCGATTGCAAAAAAGACGAAAAAGCACGCACACACAACCTGCTGCCACCTACGCGCAACGTCTGGGCGAATCGCCGCGACTGCCTCGCCCGCTCAGTCGCATACAAGCTACTCCAATCACAAACCCACAGCGCGGTAGCACGCACCCCTCGGCTGGCCCGGCGACGGCGTGGCATCCCGGTGGCACCACTCATTGCAGCACGCGGCGAACTCCACGGTCCAAGGGAAGGGGCCGTCCGGTCAAAAGATCCCCTACAAACAAAAAACATTCCTCCATCCTGTCTCTGCGCCGCGGCAGGATATTCCAGGAGATAGCGATCGATATCCATGGCGGGCGACGACGGCAGGCATGGCTCCAACCTGAGATCTGGCCGGCCTGTCTCAAAAGCCGGAAAAGCTCGGTCGCCGGAACCGAGAGAGCAGGCCAGGAGGCAGCTATGCTATGATTCCAGGGCCGGGACAGCGATGCGCCATGGCCATTGGCCGAGAGTCCCAACCCAGCCCAACCAGGAGGCAGCCGGCGACAGCGATGGGTCCTCTTCGATCGGGAAACCCAACTCACTACTCAAAGCGGCAGAAACCGTAGGGCCCCGGGAGTATCACATGGTCGCTTTCCATCCCAAATTAACCAGGAACGGAAACCCAAACCCAAAGCCGCCGGCCGGGGAAGAAGCAAAGGGAATGACCTACCTGATGACCACCACCTCCGGCCGGCTCCCCTGCTCGCTGATACGAGCTTGGCTTCCCTCACATCACATGTCGCCGTCGATCGACCAAACCCATATGCGGTGGAATCATTGGAACCATACCATACTCGCTCCAAGAATCATCCTTGCTAAAGCAACCATAGTAGTATCAATCAATCTGATAGTGCATGCTAAGTGGAGCAGTAGGGCCCTGCATGCATGGCTAGATAGATAATCTACTCTACCCAGTTTGGAACCTCCCTGTCCTCCTCGGGCGCGCAGCTGAATTCTGCTATTTATACGTAGGCTGATCACGACTAGACCTGCTGTGTCTGCGTGTTGCTGATTTCTCTGCTGCTTTTTTCGAGCCAAGCAACAAAGGGAACCAGAGCCACGCCACATCTCTATCTGCTGCACATCAACGTCAGGGGATCGATCAAAGCTAAAACTACGCCAGATAGAGACACAAGAACAGATTTCCCATATATATATGTACACCAGATAGAGTAGAAGACCATACTATTATCGGCAGCTAGGACCATAGTATCACACACTCACTCACTCTCTCTTCTTCCAATCGCCGGCCACTTGTCACTCTCCTCTGCTCACTGCTCCGAACAGAGGAGCTCCAACTCCATCACCTCCTCTTCAGCACCAGGCGGAGGAGGCGTCGTGGTACTTGTGCgaagcaagctagctagctaggCACGAGAGAATTCAGGCTGTGGTGAACTGATCACTGATCACTGATCAGTCACCTGATCTAGCTTGCAGCCCGCAGAAGCAAGAAGAAGTCCAGCCAGAGCGAGCCATGGGCGGCATTGCTGCTGGTCGATGCCGGATCAGTGGCCTGGCCTTGCTCGTCTGCGCCGTGCTCTTGTCGGCGACGATGGCGAACGGCATCAGGACTGGGGCAGTTGGTGGCACGGGTGCTCCTGGTCCGGCTGCTGCCGCGGCACAGGCTGCCACCCTAGCTGCGGCTCCTCCCATCGCTGCCGCTGCAACGACGCCACCTTCGGAGGGAGCTGCATTGGAGGATCCATACAAGAACAGCAAGAGGAAGGTGCCGAACGGGCCCGATCCGATTCACAATAGGTATTGTTACTCGTGTCATCTCTGGTCGTTCTTTCTTCCTAAAACTTCGCTCGTGCTTAGTTTACTTCTCTAGTAGACTAGTGCTACCTCTGTACCAgatttgaactgcaaaaacgtcttatattttgatacgaaGAAAGTATAGAACTTCTAACGTATAACCACACTTTGTACTGTAAAAACTCTCCATACTACAAAGTAGACAAAAATATAACTGCTAATGCTAATAATGCAGAGCCATATAGCATGCACCTACTCAGTTATTTAGATAAAAAAAAATATGGAAGGATCCTCTGGCTGGTCCCCTGCATCAAGCATCATGGCCATGCAGACTTACCTCGATTCACCGGCTTGTTTTGCCTCTTGTGCATGTGGCTAACCAAAACCATGATGTGTTTGCTTTTTCAGGAGAGCCAGATGGGGAGACGCACCGGCAAGGAGAGTGTAAGGCAGGACAGGAGCAATCACGAAAACCGTCGATCAATGCTGAGAGGCTCAACGAGCGAGCAGAGCACACAAACATTGAGGTGGAATGGAAGGTTCCATGGCTAAGAGCCATGCATGCATGTGGTGGTGCTCATGATGGTGGAGGGCAGTTATATAGTTATAAGTATT is drawn from Triticum dicoccoides isolate Atlit2015 ecotype Zavitan chromosome 4A, WEW_v2.0, whole genome shotgun sequence and contains these coding sequences:
- the LOC119289220 gene encoding uncharacterized protein LOC119289220 — protein: MGGIAAGRCRISGLALLVCAVLLSATMANGIRTGAVGGTGAPGPAAAAAQAATLAAAPPIAAAATTPPSEGAALEDPYKNSKRKVPNGPDPIHNRRARWGDAPARRV